The Anolis carolinensis isolate JA03-04 chromosome 1, rAnoCar3.1.pri, whole genome shotgun sequence genome window below encodes:
- the jkamp gene encoding JNK1/MAPK8-associated membrane protein: MEAVDIQQDCLGLYCGRIVEIINGTDVHGECGVCPRGQRTDARKICRECTGTPERYDWLYLGFMAMLPLILHWFFIEWYSGKKSSSALFQHITALIECSVAAIVTLLVSDPIGSLQIRSCKVVMLSDWYTMLYNPSPDYVTTIHCTHEAVYPLYTIVFIYYAFCLVLMMLLRPLLVKKIACGLGKTDRFKSIYAALYFFPILTLLQAVGGGLLYYAFPYIIIVASLVTLVVYLSASEIETFKDLLVRKKRLIVLFSHWLLHAYGIISISKLNNIYQDLPLLALVPAPALFYLLTAKYTEPSRILSEGANGR; the protein is encoded by the exons ATGG AAGCTGTAGACATCCAGCAAGACTGCCTTGGACTTTATTGTGGACGAATAGTAGAAATTATAAATGGGACTGATGTTCATGGTGAATGTGGG GTGTGTCCAAGAGGACAAAGAACAGACGCCCGCAAAATCTGTCGGGAATGTACTGGAACTCCAGAGCGCTACGACTGGCTTTATCTTGGCTTTATGGCAATGCTTCCTCTAATCTTGCATTGGTTCTTCATTGAGTGGTATTCAGGGAAAAAGAg CTCCAGTGCTCTTTTCCAGCACATCACTGCTCTAATTGAATGCAGTGTGGCTGCAATTGTTACTTTACTTGTGAGCGACCCAATTGGTTCCCTGCAAATCCGTTCATGCAAGGTGGTGATGCTTTCTGACTGGTACACCATGCTTTACAATCCGAGTCCTGATTACGTTACCACCATTCACTGTACCCATGAAGCCGTCTATCCTCT CTACAccattgtatttatatattatgcCTTCTGTTTGGTGCTGATGATGTTGCTCCGTCCCCTTTTGGTAAAGAAGATCGCTTGTGGCCTGGGGAAGACTGATCGGTTTAAGAGCATTTATGCAGCACTCTACTTTTTCCCAATCCTAACTTTGCTCCAGGCAGTTGGAGGTGGTTTGCTGT ACTATGCCTTCCCTTACATTATCATTGTTGCATCTCTTGTTACTCTGGTTGTATATCTGTCTGCTTCTGAAATAGAA ACATTCAAGGATCTCCTTGTGAGGAAGAAAAGGCTTATAGTCCTTTTCAGCCATTGGCTGCTACATGCCTATGgaatcatctccatttccaagctcaaCAACATTTACCAGGACTTGCCTCTGCTGGCTTTAGTCCCTGCACCAGCTCTGTTTTACCTGCTTACAGCAAAATACACTGAACCTTCCCGGATACTCTCTGAGGGAGCAAATGGACGTTAA
- the l3hypdh gene encoding trans-3-hydroxy-L-proline dehydratase isoform X3, which produces MSQAEKLPPHDPSGLVLRTVEMHAGGEPLRVVPPWGGLAPLATPGLSLLERRRLLLTSPELDAARRLLMHEPRGHRDMYGALLVPSELPEADVGAIFVHNQGASAMCGHAVLCLARFVLDYGLRRGAPSPAAPSGEASVTIHCPCGPVAAFASWDGRRSGTRARFHSVPAFAAATDVSIDVPGYGKVVVDVGYGGAFYAFLSADQLGLDVSSSKIQDLVDAASAVTEAVKAQVDRSPTGSGVTARIALQYHKGLIQLNQTRTFRSSSTGSLFTGKAIKESKCGDHNAVIVEVAGESFYTGTSTFTFEEEDPLKYGFFLKFTRPCVQGCRQTIQFVSKMV; this is translated from the exons ATGTCACAGGCTGAGAAGCTCCCTCCTCACGATCCGAGCGGCCTGGTCCTCCGCACTGTGGAGATGCATGCCGGTGGGGAGCCGCTCCGCGTGGTGCCTCCTTGGGGCGGCCTTGCCCCGCTGGCAACCCCGGGCCTGTCTCTACTGGAGCGGCGGCGCCTCCTGCTCACCTCCCCGGAGTTGGACGCGGCGCGGCGGCTGCTGATGCACGAGCCCCGGGGCCACCGCGACATGTACGGGGCGCTGCTGGTGCCGAGCGAGCTGCCCGAGGCCGACGTGGGCGCGATCTTCGTCCACAACCAGGGCGCCAGCGCCATGTGCGGCCACGCCGTCCTGTGCCTGGCCCGCTTCGTCCTGGACTACGGCCTCCGCCGCGGGGCTCCTTCCCCCGCCGCCCCCTCAGGAGAGGCCTCGGTCACCATCCACTGCCCCTGCGGGCCTGTCGCCGCCTTCGCCTCCTGGGACGGGCGCCGCAGCGGGACCCGCGCCCGCTTCCACAGCGTCCCCGCCTTCGCCGCCGCCACCG ATGTTTCCATTGATGTTCCAGGATATGGAAAAGTAGTTGTTGATGTTGGATATGGTGGTGCTTTCTATGCATTTCTCAGTGCTGACCAGTTGGGACTTGATGTTTCTTCTTCAAAGATTCAGGATCTGGTTGATGCAGCATCTGCAGTAACTGAAGCAGTAAAGGCTCAG GTTGACCGCAGTCCTACTGGGTCAGGTGTGACCGCTCGCATTGCCTTACAATACCATAAAGGACTAATTCAACTGAACCAGACAAGGACCTTCAGAAGCAGTTCAACTGGCTCTTTGTTTACTGGAAAAGCAATAAAG GAATCTAAATGTGGAGACCACAATGCTGTTATAGTAGAAGTGGCTGGAGAATCATTTTACACAGGAACATCGACCTTCACTTTTGAAGAGGAGGACCCTTTGAAATATGGTTTCTTTCTGAA
- the l3hypdh gene encoding trans-3-hydroxy-L-proline dehydratase isoform X1 yields MSQAEKLPPHDPSGLVLRTVEMHAGGEPLRVVPPWGGLAPLATPGLSLLERRRLLLTSPELDAARRLLMHEPRGHRDMYGALLVPSELPEADVGAIFVHNQGASAMCGHAVLCLARFVLDYGLRRGAPSPAAPSGEASVTIHCPCGPVAAFASWDGRRSGTRARFHSVPAFAAATDVSIDVPGYGKVVVDVGYGGAFYAFLSADQLGLDVSSSKIQDLVDAASAVTEAVKAQFKVHHPLIEDVAFIYGTILTDGKDEFSEEPTSNICVFADAQVDRSPTGSGVTARIALQYHKGLIQLNQTRTFRSSSTGSLFTGKAIKESKCGDHNAVIVEVAGESFYTGTSTFTFEEEDPLKYGFFLKFTRPCVQGCRQTIQFVSKMV; encoded by the exons ATGTCACAGGCTGAGAAGCTCCCTCCTCACGATCCGAGCGGCCTGGTCCTCCGCACTGTGGAGATGCATGCCGGTGGGGAGCCGCTCCGCGTGGTGCCTCCTTGGGGCGGCCTTGCCCCGCTGGCAACCCCGGGCCTGTCTCTACTGGAGCGGCGGCGCCTCCTGCTCACCTCCCCGGAGTTGGACGCGGCGCGGCGGCTGCTGATGCACGAGCCCCGGGGCCACCGCGACATGTACGGGGCGCTGCTGGTGCCGAGCGAGCTGCCCGAGGCCGACGTGGGCGCGATCTTCGTCCACAACCAGGGCGCCAGCGCCATGTGCGGCCACGCCGTCCTGTGCCTGGCCCGCTTCGTCCTGGACTACGGCCTCCGCCGCGGGGCTCCTTCCCCCGCCGCCCCCTCAGGAGAGGCCTCGGTCACCATCCACTGCCCCTGCGGGCCTGTCGCCGCCTTCGCCTCCTGGGACGGGCGCCGCAGCGGGACCCGCGCCCGCTTCCACAGCGTCCCCGCCTTCGCCGCCGCCACCG ATGTTTCCATTGATGTTCCAGGATATGGAAAAGTAGTTGTTGATGTTGGATATGGTGGTGCTTTCTATGCATTTCTCAGTGCTGACCAGTTGGGACTTGATGTTTCTTCTTCAAAGATTCAGGATCTGGTTGATGCAGCATCTGCAGTAACTGAAGCAGTAAAGGCTCAG TTCAAAGTTCACCACCCTTTAATTGAAGATGTGGCGTTCATTTATGGAACTATACTGACGGATGGAAAAGATGAATTTAGTGAAGAACCAACAAGCAACATATGTGTGTTTGCAGATGCACAG GTTGACCGCAGTCCTACTGGGTCAGGTGTGACCGCTCGCATTGCCTTACAATACCATAAAGGACTAATTCAACTGAACCAGACAAGGACCTTCAGAAGCAGTTCAACTGGCTCTTTGTTTACTGGAAAAGCAATAAAG GAATCTAAATGTGGAGACCACAATGCTGTTATAGTAGAAGTGGCTGGAGAATCATTTTACACAGGAACATCGACCTTCACTTTTGAAGAGGAGGACCCTTTGAAATATGGTTTCTTTCTGAA
- the l3hypdh gene encoding trans-3-hydroxy-L-proline dehydratase isoform X2: MSQAEKLPPHDPSGLVLRTVEMHAGGEPLRVVPPWGGLAPLATPGLSLLERRRLLLTSPELDAARRLLMHEPRGHRDMYGALLVPSELPEADVGAIFVHNQGASAMCGHAVLCLARFVLDYGLRRGAPSPAAPSGEASVTIHCPCGPVAAFASWDGRRSGTRARFHSVPAFAAATDVSIDVPGYGKVVVDVGYGGAFYAFLSADQLGLDVSSSKIQDLVDAASAVTEAVKAQFKVHHPLIEDVAFIYGTILTDGKDEFSEEPTSNICVFADAQVDRSPTGSGVTARIALQYHKGLIQLNQTRTFRSSSTGSLFTGKAIKESKCGDHNAVIVEVAGESFYTGTSTFTFEEEDPLKYGFFLNITCWVCLD, translated from the exons ATGTCACAGGCTGAGAAGCTCCCTCCTCACGATCCGAGCGGCCTGGTCCTCCGCACTGTGGAGATGCATGCCGGTGGGGAGCCGCTCCGCGTGGTGCCTCCTTGGGGCGGCCTTGCCCCGCTGGCAACCCCGGGCCTGTCTCTACTGGAGCGGCGGCGCCTCCTGCTCACCTCCCCGGAGTTGGACGCGGCGCGGCGGCTGCTGATGCACGAGCCCCGGGGCCACCGCGACATGTACGGGGCGCTGCTGGTGCCGAGCGAGCTGCCCGAGGCCGACGTGGGCGCGATCTTCGTCCACAACCAGGGCGCCAGCGCCATGTGCGGCCACGCCGTCCTGTGCCTGGCCCGCTTCGTCCTGGACTACGGCCTCCGCCGCGGGGCTCCTTCCCCCGCCGCCCCCTCAGGAGAGGCCTCGGTCACCATCCACTGCCCCTGCGGGCCTGTCGCCGCCTTCGCCTCCTGGGACGGGCGCCGCAGCGGGACCCGCGCCCGCTTCCACAGCGTCCCCGCCTTCGCCGCCGCCACCG ATGTTTCCATTGATGTTCCAGGATATGGAAAAGTAGTTGTTGATGTTGGATATGGTGGTGCTTTCTATGCATTTCTCAGTGCTGACCAGTTGGGACTTGATGTTTCTTCTTCAAAGATTCAGGATCTGGTTGATGCAGCATCTGCAGTAACTGAAGCAGTAAAGGCTCAG TTCAAAGTTCACCACCCTTTAATTGAAGATGTGGCGTTCATTTATGGAACTATACTGACGGATGGAAAAGATGAATTTAGTGAAGAACCAACAAGCAACATATGTGTGTTTGCAGATGCACAG GTTGACCGCAGTCCTACTGGGTCAGGTGTGACCGCTCGCATTGCCTTACAATACCATAAAGGACTAATTCAACTGAACCAGACAAGGACCTTCAGAAGCAGTTCAACTGGCTCTTTGTTTACTGGAAAAGCAATAAAG GAATCTAAATGTGGAGACCACAATGCTGTTATAGTAGAAGTGGCTGGAGAATCATTTTACACAGGAACATCGACCTTCACTTTTGAAGAGGAGGACCCTTTGAAATATGGTTTCTTTCTGAA tataactTGCTGGGTTTGTCTTGATTGA
- the l3hypdh gene encoding trans-3-hydroxy-L-proline dehydratase isoform X4 — translation MSQAEKLPPHDPSGLVLRTVEMHAGGEPLRVVPPWGGLAPLATPGLSLLERRRLLLTSPELDAARRLLMHEPRGHRDMYGALLVPSELPEADVGAIFVHNQGASAMCGHAVLCLARFVLDYGLRRGAPSPAAPSGEASVTIHCPCGPVAAFASWDGRRSGTRARFHSVPAFAAATDVSIDVPGYGKVVVDVGYGGAFYAFLSADQLGLDVSSSKIQDLVDAASAVTEAVKAQFKVHHPLIEDVAFIYGTILTDGKDEFSEEPTSNICVFADAQESKCGDHNAVIVEVAGESFYTGTSTFTFEEEDPLKYGFFLKFTRPCVQGCRQTIQFVSKMV, via the exons ATGTCACAGGCTGAGAAGCTCCCTCCTCACGATCCGAGCGGCCTGGTCCTCCGCACTGTGGAGATGCATGCCGGTGGGGAGCCGCTCCGCGTGGTGCCTCCTTGGGGCGGCCTTGCCCCGCTGGCAACCCCGGGCCTGTCTCTACTGGAGCGGCGGCGCCTCCTGCTCACCTCCCCGGAGTTGGACGCGGCGCGGCGGCTGCTGATGCACGAGCCCCGGGGCCACCGCGACATGTACGGGGCGCTGCTGGTGCCGAGCGAGCTGCCCGAGGCCGACGTGGGCGCGATCTTCGTCCACAACCAGGGCGCCAGCGCCATGTGCGGCCACGCCGTCCTGTGCCTGGCCCGCTTCGTCCTGGACTACGGCCTCCGCCGCGGGGCTCCTTCCCCCGCCGCCCCCTCAGGAGAGGCCTCGGTCACCATCCACTGCCCCTGCGGGCCTGTCGCCGCCTTCGCCTCCTGGGACGGGCGCCGCAGCGGGACCCGCGCCCGCTTCCACAGCGTCCCCGCCTTCGCCGCCGCCACCG ATGTTTCCATTGATGTTCCAGGATATGGAAAAGTAGTTGTTGATGTTGGATATGGTGGTGCTTTCTATGCATTTCTCAGTGCTGACCAGTTGGGACTTGATGTTTCTTCTTCAAAGATTCAGGATCTGGTTGATGCAGCATCTGCAGTAACTGAAGCAGTAAAGGCTCAG TTCAAAGTTCACCACCCTTTAATTGAAGATGTGGCGTTCATTTATGGAACTATACTGACGGATGGAAAAGATGAATTTAGTGAAGAACCAACAAGCAACATATGTGTGTTTGCAGATGCACAG GAATCTAAATGTGGAGACCACAATGCTGTTATAGTAGAAGTGGCTGGAGAATCATTTTACACAGGAACATCGACCTTCACTTTTGAAGAGGAGGACCCTTTGAAATATGGTTTCTTTCTGAA
- the l3hypdh gene encoding trans-3-hydroxy-L-proline dehydratase isoform X5 → MSQAEKLPPHDPSGLVLRTVEMHAGGEPLRVVPPWGGLAPLATPGLSLLERRRLLLTSPELDAARRLLMHEPRGHRDMYGALLVPSELPEADVGAIFVHNQGASAMCGHAVLCLARFVLDYGLRRGAPSPAAPSGEASVTIHCPCGPVAAFASWDGRRSGTRARFHSVPAFAAATDVSIDVPGYGKVVVDVGYGGAFYAFLSADQLGLDVSSSKIQDLVDAASAVTEAVKAQFKVHHPLIEDVAFIYGTILTDGKDEFSEEPTSNICVFADAQESKCGDHNAVIVEVAGESFYTGTSTFTFEEEDPLKYGFFLNITCWVCLD, encoded by the exons ATGTCACAGGCTGAGAAGCTCCCTCCTCACGATCCGAGCGGCCTGGTCCTCCGCACTGTGGAGATGCATGCCGGTGGGGAGCCGCTCCGCGTGGTGCCTCCTTGGGGCGGCCTTGCCCCGCTGGCAACCCCGGGCCTGTCTCTACTGGAGCGGCGGCGCCTCCTGCTCACCTCCCCGGAGTTGGACGCGGCGCGGCGGCTGCTGATGCACGAGCCCCGGGGCCACCGCGACATGTACGGGGCGCTGCTGGTGCCGAGCGAGCTGCCCGAGGCCGACGTGGGCGCGATCTTCGTCCACAACCAGGGCGCCAGCGCCATGTGCGGCCACGCCGTCCTGTGCCTGGCCCGCTTCGTCCTGGACTACGGCCTCCGCCGCGGGGCTCCTTCCCCCGCCGCCCCCTCAGGAGAGGCCTCGGTCACCATCCACTGCCCCTGCGGGCCTGTCGCCGCCTTCGCCTCCTGGGACGGGCGCCGCAGCGGGACCCGCGCCCGCTTCCACAGCGTCCCCGCCTTCGCCGCCGCCACCG ATGTTTCCATTGATGTTCCAGGATATGGAAAAGTAGTTGTTGATGTTGGATATGGTGGTGCTTTCTATGCATTTCTCAGTGCTGACCAGTTGGGACTTGATGTTTCTTCTTCAAAGATTCAGGATCTGGTTGATGCAGCATCTGCAGTAACTGAAGCAGTAAAGGCTCAG TTCAAAGTTCACCACCCTTTAATTGAAGATGTGGCGTTCATTTATGGAACTATACTGACGGATGGAAAAGATGAATTTAGTGAAGAACCAACAAGCAACATATGTGTGTTTGCAGATGCACAG GAATCTAAATGTGGAGACCACAATGCTGTTATAGTAGAAGTGGCTGGAGAATCATTTTACACAGGAACATCGACCTTCACTTTTGAAGAGGAGGACCCTTTGAAATATGGTTTCTTTCTGAA tataactTGCTGGGTTTGTCTTGATTGA